From the Congzhengia minquanensis genome, the window GATAAATCCGCCCTCTGGTGTAAATTTAATGGCGTTGTCAAACAGGTTGGTAATCACGCGCTGAATGGCGTCTTTATCGGCGTCTACCCGCATATTTTCCGTTTCGAAACCAACGGTTAAGCTTATGTTTTTCTCCGTAATCCGTTTTTCAAACTTAATAATGCTCAGGCGCATAAGCTCATTAATATCAAATTCACGCGGCTCAATGTTAAAGCTGCCTTGCTCCAATTTGCTCAGGTCCAGCAAGTCGGTCACAATCCGCGAAAGCCGCCTGCTCTCGTCCAGCACAATAGACAAATACCACTGGCGCTTTTCCTCCGGAATAGTGCCGTCCATAATGCCCTCCACAAAACCGATAATCGTGGTCATGGGCGTTCTTAAATCGTGAGACACGTTGGCAATAAAGCTCGAGCGCATATTTTCAAGCTGCTCAATTGAGTCTGCCATGTTGTTAAAGGTGTCGCCCAGCTCGCTGAACTCGTTTTCCGTGTCAATATTCACCCGGCGTTTAAAGTCGCCTCCTGCAATGCTTTTTGCGGCAGAGGTAAGCTCCGAAAGCGGCTTCGTAATCCGTTTTGAAATGAGGTAAACAAAAATTGCCACAAACACCGCCACAAACGCCACATTAAAAACAAAAATTTTCAGCACCTCAATGCGCATTCTTGTGACCTCCGGCGTAGGGATGCTAACCAAAACGCCGCCTACAACGGAACCCATATATTTAATTGGGCGTGCAACGGTGAGCACCTCTCCTTTAAAAATGCCGCCCAAAGAGCCGCGGTAGGTTGCGCCGTTTCCCTCTAATATGTCCTGGGTATATTCTTCTTTTATTTTATCGTCAAAATTTTCAATGCTGGTTGTCACCAGCTCACCCTTTTCATCCAGCACAAAAATCTCCGTGTCGGTAGACTGAGCCACCGCGTTAATGTTTAGGCGGTAGGCCTCTGCCGTCAGCTGGCCGTTGGTACTGGCAATGTATACCGTAATGTTCACCACCTGCCGGGCAATGTTATCTAATTCCTTTTCGTGCCGGGAGGTAAGGTAGGTTCCCATAAAGCTGAACAAAAGTGTACCCGTAATGATGAAGCTCACCAAAAACAGCGCCATAGTCACCGTGAACAGCTGTATGTAAATGCTTCTGCGTCTCAAATTATTTCACCTCGAATTTATACCCAACACCCCACACGGTTTTTAATTGCCAGTTCACGTTCTCGCCGGCCTTTTCTAATTTTTCCCGAAGACGTTTTACGTGCACGTCCACGGTTCTGGAGTCGCCGAAATAGTCGAACCC encodes:
- a CDS encoding sensor histidine kinase; protein product: MRRRSIYIQLFTVTMALFLVSFIITGTLLFSFMGTYLTSRHEKELDNIARQVVNITVYIASTNGQLTAEAYRLNINAVAQSTDTEIFVLDEKGELVTTSIENFDDKIKEEYTQDILEGNGATYRGSLGGIFKGEVLTVARPIKYMGSVVGGVLVSIPTPEVTRMRIEVLKIFVFNVAFVAVFVAIFVYLISKRITKPLSELTSAAKSIAGGDFKRRVNIDTENEFSELGDTFNNMADSIEQLENMRSSFIANVSHDLRTPMTTIIGFVEGIMDGTIPEEKRQWYLSIVLDESRRLSRIVTDLLDLSKLEQGSFNIEPREFDINELMRLSIIKFEKRITEKNISLTVGFETENMRVDADKDAIQRVITNLFDNAIKFTPEGGFIDVNTGVKDGSAYVSIQNSGLGIEKKDLMHIFDRFYKSDKSRSLDKNGAGLGLYIVKSIIQAHGERVWAESEPGEFTRFSFTLAKANEKKKNDDKKLIEEV